TTGCTGGCATGAATGTCGCGCACGCGACTCCACTCGCCGATGGCGTCTTCTTCCTTCGCACCGGCATGACGCTGAAAAGGAATCTCGGCGCTGCCGCCATCGATAGGTGCGGCTTGAGTCGAATCATCACTCAAGACGAGCTTGTGGCCCTTCTCACTGTGTTCGTACCAATAATGTAAGCCGGCAGCTTCCCAGTGACGATGCAGATAGTTGTGATCGGATTCTTGAAACTGGCAGGCCATCGTGACTGGTGTTTCAGCAGCTTTGACCTGGTAATCCCAGTCGGCATGCGTGCCATAATCTTTGAAAACGCTTTCCGTCTGTTCCCGTAGCGTCTTACCATGGAACAGAAAATTATCTTTGCGGATGTGCAAATACGCTAACCACGGTTTCAATACCATCGAGTAAAACGCCAAGCTACCGTCGGTTTTTACGAGTTGGAACTGGAAAACGTAACCGTTGAAAAAGCGCACACTGCCGTCCGCCCTTACCAGGGAGATCGTGACCATCTTGCCCATCACATCTTCGAGCGGTATATGCGCGTCCTCGGCGAGGATTTCTAGCGTGTACGTAAAATCGCGGGACAGGCCCTCATCGGCCTCCAGGCGGTTCGCCAACAAAGTAGCGCTTGGACCGTCGTCGTGGGGAAAACGGAGGCGCAGGATGCGAGCATTTTGCCGATCACCACCAAGTCGTATTGCCTCGAACAAAGCTTGCGCATTTCCCATCGGATACCCCTGCGTTTTCAATTTGATAAGTCTTATTTTGCCACAAGCCGTTATTGTGAGCTCAATAAATATTGAAATACAACAACTATTTGACGATTTAACAAAATTCATCATTTGCGTATACAAAAAAATATCCAGACCCGCAGATCTGGATATTTTCTTTGACTTACCAAGCCGCGCTTACAGCATGCTTGCCCCAAACTCAACACTTTCATCCATCAGCACGTAAAACTCGCCATTGCCGAAAAGGTCGAACTGCCGCACGCCTTGAAATTGGGTAGCGTCGTACATTTCAGCAAACTCAGAGTTACAGCACATCCCGAATTAACATCTGATGGCTAGAAATCTGCGCGTACATACGGGCGGTACGATGGCCAGTACCCAGCAACAGCTGCGAGGTCGCTCCGTAATCAAAGGCATAGGGATCGTCTTTGCCAAGATCGCCCACCTTCTCGACGTTCCCATTTTGCTGAAGAGACCGGGCGCATTCTTCTCAGTGTCTTTTGCCATATCCGCTCTGAATCGTCTGTATTCAGCATTGTCAGGCAAAAGAACATCATGACTTTTCGGCGGCTTCCATCCCCAAGGCAGGGCATGAACCAATTAAAGCATCATTTGATGCTATAATTGATTCATCAATTCTCAAGGAGCACGTTATGCGTACAACAGTTAATTTAGATGATGCTCTTCTTGCCCGCGCGCAAACGCTGTGTGGCCTGGAAGAACGCAATGCCCTGCTGAAGGAAGCGTTGAATGCATTGATTCAGCGTGAAAGCGCGCGTCGCCTGGCGCGTTTAGGCGGCAGCGAACCACAATTGCAGGAAATTTCACGTCGCAAAGGCGAGACGCAATGATTTTGGTCGATACATCCATCTGGATTGACCATTTGCGCGCCGGCAGCCCAGCACTCGCCGGACTGCTTGAAACAGGACTGGGTTATTGTCACCCTTTCGTCATCGGCGAACTCGCATGCGGCAGCCTCGGCAACCGGAACGAAATCTTAAATTTATTGCAATCGCTACCGCAATTACCCCCCGCCACCAACGAGGAAGCATTGTTCTTTATCGAACAACACAAGCTCATGGGGCGTGGCATTGGGTATATTGATACGCATCTGCTGGCCAGCACGGCAATCCATGCCGCCCGCCTATGGACCCGAGACAAGCGCCTCAAGACCATCGCTGAAGAGATGGGGCTGGACTATCAACCTGTGACGCATTAAAGATCGAATCTAACAAGGCCTCATTAGCATTCGCCTTCTCGAATACTTGATTTTTGCGGATCACCTCGAACAGATTGTCGAATGCTGCATTAATTTTGATTCGCTCATCCCCTTCTGGAAAGGGCTTGTACTGGATGTCCAACAGTGGATCATAGCGATATTTGTTGTCAGCGAAAGCGCTTAAATAATCATTCTGACGCTCTTGCTGCGCCATTCGATCTTCGATCCACGCCTGAAATCCCCTCGCGGACAGTTCTTCAAGCTGAGACCAGTAGCTCCCCAACTGCCCCTTATCCAACGTGGCCGCCTCAAAAGCAAAGCTTGAAACGCCCTTCCCGACAGCTAGCGTTGCCATCGTTTTTCCTTCGCTCGCGTAATAAGCTACAGCAAGTTTGCGCCACTGATTTCTCTGTTTGGCAATACGCGAATTTCCCGTCGAACTCGGCGCCAAGAACGCATCAACGGCGAGGATGCCCGCCGTGGCGCTGCCTGCGTCTTTGATAGCACGTGCGATTCGATTGCGCGGCGCATCAATATTGTATTTGGCGGTATTTACGTCCTTCTCTGTAAATTTAATCACTTCCGGTGCACGCAGATCTCCATCCATAATGGCCCTGCTAAGTGCTTTGACAGCGTCACGTAACTCTCCTTCCGGCAACAAATTAGGATTCGCTGTCACGAATTCATTTTTCTTTCCCGAAGATTGTGCGTTGACCAATTCATGCATTACATTGTCCAAAGCATGGAAATACTCGTGACCAAGCGATCCACCACCTCCCATCTTGGTTAAATTAATGACGCGATGTATCGGTTCATAGTGCGCGCGAGCTGCGTTCTTGCCGCCAGATCCGCGCGCGCCAAATACCATCCCTAGACGCCCCCTAAAGCCCAGTAACTCTTGGTCAATACCCAGCATATCGGCGAGATCAGACATCGCTGCGGCTGTTTGCTCGACGTGAAACTTGGCACTGTTGGGATCTTTCAACACCCAATTCCCAGACTGCACGTCACGGAACGGAACGATCCGCGCGGCTGTTCAATGGCGATTGCCATGCCATAAAGGATGGTTCTGCCTACTTTGTAGTTGCCTGCCAGTTTTTGCGCCTGAGTCGGCTCTCGCAGGTGATTGTTGCCCATTGCGCCACCATGGGCATCGGCTTCGATGCGCGTGAATTCGTCCATGTATCCCCTTCATTGCAGCCAATGATAGGGGGAACGGGAGCACGATTTTTGAGGTGTTTTCCTTGATGAAAGACCAGCTGCCGCCACAGATGCCTTGGCTGCAACGGGACCATTGCTCTGTGTCAGAGCCTAACGCGGAGCAATGGCTTGATGGCCAATTCCCTTTAGCAAATCTGTCTGAACGAAGCCTGCAAGCCGTTACGCCTCGTCCTCACAATAGGGATCGATACAGGCAGTTCGAATCCCTCGCCATTCACAGTACAGTGATCACAAGCACCGGAGGAGATTCATCGAGTCTTCAAACATCAGTCGTCTATCTGGGCTAGAAACCGACTTTATCGCTGGCAAATACCTCATTGATGACATCAACCAGCGGCGATCTCGCTTCCGGGCAATATTTGAGACTAGTCGTACCAACATTCTCGACTTTCTTCGTCATGTCCAGCAAATCACCATAGGTGTGCCAGATA
The sequence above is a segment of the Collimonas sp. PA-H2 genome. Coding sequences within it:
- a CDS encoding type II toxin-antitoxin system VapB family antitoxin — protein: MRTTVNLDDALLARAQTLCGLEERNALLKEALNALIQRESARRLARLGGSEPQLQEISRRKGETQ
- a CDS encoding type II toxin-antitoxin system VapC family toxin; translated protein: MILVDTSIWIDHLRAGSPALAGLLETGLGYCHPFVIGELACGSLGNRNEILNLLQSLPQLPPATNEEALFFIEQHKLMGRGIGYIDTHLLASTAIHAARLWTRDKRLKTIAEEMGLDYQPVTH
- a CDS encoding LPD1 domain-containing protein, with the translated sequence MKDPNSAKFHVEQTAAAMSDLADMLGIDQELLGFRGRLGMVFGARGSGGKNAARAHYEPIHRVINLTKMGGGGSLGHEYFHALDNVMHELVNAQSSGKKNEFVTANPNLLPEGELRDAVKALSRAIMDGDLRAPEVIKFTEKDVNTAKYNIDAPRNRIARAIKDAGSATAGILAVDAFLAPSSTGNSRIAKQRNQWRKLAVAYYASEGKTMATLAVGKGVSSFAFEAATLDKGQLGSYWSQLEELSARGFQAWIEDRMAQQERQNDYLSAFADNKYRYDPLLDIQYKPFPEGDERIKINAAFDNLFEVIRKNQVFEKANANEALLDSIFNASQVDSPAPSLQRWS